The following coding sequences lie in one Caloenas nicobarica isolate bCalNic1 chromosome 13, bCalNic1.hap1, whole genome shotgun sequence genomic window:
- the POU4F3 gene encoding POU domain, class 4, transcription factor 3 yields MMAMNAKQPFAMHAALQEPKFSSLHSSAEAMRRVCLPAPQLQGNIFGSFDESLLARAEALAAVDIVPHAKGHHHHPFKPDATYHAMSGVPCAAAALPHPAALAAHPHPLPHPALDGADLLEHLSPPLAVGGLAEPPALAAPLPPHPLAAAGPLAVGVGPQGGPAVPPAAPEPESDPRELEAFAERFKQRRVRLGVTQADVGAALAALKLPGVGSLSQSTICRFESLTLSHNNMTALRPVLQAWLEGAEAAHRDRAAGPDLLAGAERKRKRTSIAAPEKRSLEAYFALQPRPSSEKIAAIAEKLDLKKNVVRVWFCNQRQKQKRMKYSAVH; encoded by the exons ATGATGGCCATGAACGCCAAGCAGCCGTTCGCCATGCACGCCGCCCTCCAGGAGCCCAAGTTCTCCAGCCTGCACTCCAGCGCGGAGGCGATGCGCAGAGTTTGCCTCCCGGCCCCGCAG CTGCAGGGCAATATATTCGGGAGCTTTGATGAGAGCCTGCTGGCCCGCGCCGAGGCTCTGGCGGCCGTCGACATCGTCCCGCACGCCAAgggccaccaccaccaccccttCAAGCCGGACGCCACCTACCACGCCATGAGCGGCGTCCcctgcgccgccgccgccctcccGCACCCCGCCGCGCTCGCCGCGCACCCGCACCCGCTCCCGCACCCGGCGCTGGACGGCGCGGACCTGCTGGAGCACCTCTCGCCCCCGCTGGCCGTCGGGGGCCTGGCCGAGCCGCCCGCCCTGgccgcgccgctgccgccgcaCCCCCTGGCCGCCGCGGGCCCCCTGGCCGTGGGCGTGGGCCCCCAGGGGGGCCCGGCGgtgccgcccgccgcccccgagCCCGAGTCGGACCCGCGGGAGCTGGAGGCCTTCGCCGAGCGCTTCAAGCAGCGGCGGGTGCGGCTGGGGGTGACCCAGGCCGACGTGGGGGCGGCGCTGGCGGCGCTGAAGCTGCCGGGCGTGGGCTCGCTCAGCCAGAGCACGATCTGCCGCTTCGAGTCGCTGACGCTGTCGCACAACAACATGACGGCGCTGCGGCCGGTGCTGCAGGCCTGGCTGGAGGGCGCCGAGGCCGCGCACCGCGACCGCGCCGCCGGCCCCGACCTGCTGGCGGGCGCCGAGCGCAAGCGCAAGCGGACCTCGATCGCCGCGCCCGAGAAGCGCTCGCTGGAGGCGTACTTCGCGCTGCAGCCGCGGCCCTCCTCCGAGAAGATCGCCGCCATCGCCGAGAAGCTGGACCTCAAGAAGAACGTGGTGCGCGTCTGGTTCTGCAACCAGCGCCAGAAGCAGAAGCGCATGAAGTACTCGGCCGTGCACTGA